A single genomic interval of Cucumis sativus cultivar 9930 chromosome 7, Cucumber_9930_V3, whole genome shotgun sequence harbors:
- the LOC101222754 gene encoding protein RADIALIS-like 1: MASMSSHGSGTWTVTQNKAFEKALAVYDQDTPDRWLNVAKAVGGKTAEEVKRHYALLVEDVKFIESGQVPFPYRTSGGGNQG; encoded by the exons atggCTTCGATGTCTTCCCATGGATCTGGTACATGGACTGTAACGCAAAACAAGGCCTTTGAGAAGGCATTGGCAGTTTATGATCAAGACACACCTGATCGATGGCTAAATGTTGCAAAAGCTGTGGGTGGAAAAACTGCTGAAGAAGTCAAGAGGCATTATGCACTTCTTGTTGAGGATGTTAAGTTTATTGAGTCTGGCCAAGTTCCTTTCCCTTATCGAACCTCCGGAGGTGGTAACCAAG gATGA